The following nucleotide sequence is from Anabaena sphaerica FACHB-251.
ATGTGCAGTTTCTGTGGTCACGTGGGCGCAAGCTGAAATACGCAATCCAGCAAAGGGCTTTTCTTTCTCAAAGCGATCGCGAATTTGCTTCAATACGGGCATTTCTCGTCCAGCCCATTCAATCCGTTGTCTTCCCAAGGGAGCGAGAGCGAGGTCTTTAACCTCGTGCTTTAATCTGGGAGTTGTTGCGGTCATGAAAAATTATCCTCTAAAAAATGAAAAAGGTCTAAAAACCTTTACGTACTTTAACAAGATTTCTCACAAGTGGCAAATTTTCGCTGTAATTGCCGCATCAGGAAGTATGTGACCGATAAAAAGCGAGAATTTACCAATCACCATTTTTATCCAAGTTGTCTTTTTTTCCTAATATCTGTTATGAGTATTATGAACAAATGGGCTAGTCATCACTATCAAGATATTTTATCTGTCTTTAGATATAAATAACGGTCAATTTCACGCAGATTTGACCAAAGATAGATAATATAGTCCCTGTGTTGATAATGACTCTATCAGTACCCAAGAATAGATTTTATTCAAGGAGGTTTTTGAGTGCGTTTAAAATTTTTGGCGATCGCAGTTTCAATGGCTATTACCGTTGTCTCTGTACCAAAAGCTACAGCCCAGATTCCTCTTTTACCTTACTTACCAACTCCTAGCAGTGTGAGTAATACTTCCGAAAATCAAACAGTTTCCGAATGGATTTATTTAGATGGTCGTCCCTTATTTCGGATTGCAGCATCGAGAAATGATATTTCGGAACGGTTACAAAATATCCAAGGGAATTTACAGGAAATTAACCAAGATTACTTTCGGTCATCTACACAAAAACTGAAGGTGCAGATGCGAACAGTCAACGATTTGCCAGTCATTTATGTCAATGACAAATACCTGATGACTGTTAATTCCCTGGATGCTAAATTGCGCCAAATAGATACGTTGACACTGGCTAATGAAATCGCCGGAGATTTGCAAAAAGAGTTAGAACGGGCTAAGGAAGAACGCCAAACTTCATCTTTAATCGACCAAGGTAAAATTGCTGGTAGTATCGCTTTGGTAATGATTTTGTCAAGTTTATTAATATATCGTTGGCAACGCCGATCTCAAAAGGATGATGTAGAACCGATTTCCCCAGATGCCGCCACAGGTCAACCGATTACAACCCAACTAAATCAACAGGAACATCAGCATTTAGCAGAAGTAAAAAAACGCCTATTTCAATTAACGCAAACAGGTATTTGGGGAGGCGGAAGTTTTATAATTTTGGGTTTATTTCCCTACACGCGAGCATTTCAAGTAGGGATTCTCGCAGCAGCCCAAATTCCTGTGAAAGTAGGTATTGTGGTATTAGGAACTTACGTAGCGATTCGTTTTAGTTATGCCCTGATTGACAAATTTACCACGACTCTAATCAGCGGTGGTGTTTTATTAAACACCGAAGCTTCTGAACGGATGGAATTAAGAGTGTCCACATTTTCAGGAGTGACAAAAAGTATTACTACCCTCATCTGCATGGGAGTTGGGATTTTACTTACTTTGGTTGCACTGGGTATAGATATAGTTCCCTTATTAGCAGGTGCTGGTTTAATTGGTGTAGCTGTATCTCTCGCTTCTCAGAACTTAATTAAAGATGCAATCAACGGCTTTTTGATTATTCTTGAAGATCAATATGCCCTTGGTGATGTGATTAGTGTGGGAGATGTGGGCGGTTTAGTAGAAAATCTCAATTTGCGAATGACTCAAGTGCGGGATGGGGAAGGACGTTTGATTACAATTCCTAACAGTGAAATTAAAGTCGTTGCGAATCTTTCGAGTCGTTGGTCACGGGCTGATTTAACTATTCCAGTTTCTTACCAAGCCAATATTGATGAAGCTTTAAAATTAATCACAGATGTGGCTGTGGATATGAATAAAGAACCTTTCTGGAAACGGCAAATTATCGAAAAGCCTAGTATTTTAGGAATTGATAATTTTAGCGATCGCGGTATGATGATTCGCGTCTGGATCAAAACCCAACCCCTTAAACAATGGGAAGTAGCGCGAGAATATCGTCGTCGTCTCAAAATTGCCTTGGATCAAGCTGGTATTTCCATTCCCGTACCACAACAAGCAATCTGGGTCAATGATGCTCATTTGTTGAGTTATCAAGAAAATGGTTCATCTGTTCAGTAAACAGATACAGCAGCTTTCCGCTTTCAGCGGTCAAACCCTCTTGGTGCAAGGCTTTGTGATTAAAATTTGTACCTCATTTACCTGCAATATGCTGTATATCTCCGACTTCTTTGAGAATAGGACTTACGCAAGATTGGACTAAAAACCTGATTCTTGCGTAGGGGTAATTCATGAATTACCCCTACTTTCGTTCTCTTTTGCGTAAGTCCTGGAGAAGTCGGGGATCTGAGTATTAGAACTGGCAGGATGTTTACTTGCCAGCAAATAGACATATTGACAATATAGTATGTATGTACTAAAATGAATTCATCGCCTCGAACCTGTAAACGACTTCTGGAAGATGGATTCAAGGATATTCCTATGATGAAGCATTATATTCTCAATCTTAATCCAACTGCCAAGCATGAATGGGATCGTTGTATTTTACGTGATCCTCTGACCGCAAAACGTCCAGACATAGCTAAATTAATTGCTGAAGCAGTAGGTGCGGA
It contains:
- a CDS encoding mechanosensitive ion channel domain-containing protein — its product is MRLKFLAIAVSMAITVVSVPKATAQIPLLPYLPTPSSVSNTSENQTVSEWIYLDGRPLFRIAASRNDISERLQNIQGNLQEINQDYFRSSTQKLKVQMRTVNDLPVIYVNDKYLMTVNSLDAKLRQIDTLTLANEIAGDLQKELERAKEERQTSSLIDQGKIAGSIALVMILSSLLIYRWQRRSQKDDVEPISPDAATGQPITTQLNQQEHQHLAEVKKRLFQLTQTGIWGGGSFIILGLFPYTRAFQVGILAAAQIPVKVGIVVLGTYVAIRFSYALIDKFTTTLISGGVLLNTEASERMELRVSTFSGVTKSITTLICMGVGILLTLVALGIDIVPLLAGAGLIGVAVSLASQNLIKDAINGFLIILEDQYALGDVISVGDVGGLVENLNLRMTQVRDGEGRLITIPNSEIKVVANLSSRWSRADLTIPVSYQANIDEALKLITDVAVDMNKEPFWKRQIIEKPSILGIDNFSDRGMMIRVWIKTQPLKQWEVAREYRRRLKIALDQAGISIPVPQQAIWVNDAHLLSYQENGSSVQ